The genomic stretch AAACATTATCCCCAAATTTTACTTTTGCACAGTCGAGTATCACGCAGTTATGATTAACATAAAAATTATTTCCAGCTTCTATATTAAATCCATAGTCGCAGTAAAAAGGTGCTGTAATAAAAAAGTCATTTCCTATTTTTGAGAATAATCTTTTTATAATATCTTCTTTTTCCTTTAGCTGATTGGATTTCAACATATTATAGTCAATACATAAATCCTTAGCCTTATCTCTCATCAAAGCTAAATCTCTATCCGAACTATTATACTCCATTCCCATAATCATCTTTTCTAATTCACTCATTTTTAATACTCCTATATTTAGTGTACAAATTATAAAATAAATAAAAAAAATAAAAAGATGTTTTTGAAGTTTAAACTTGAAATTATTTACATAACATGTTATAATGAACGTTCAAAATAGATAAAAATGGGAGTGTATATGCCTTCAGGAAGAAAAAGACTTCGTCAAAAGATGGCTACGCATAAACGTAAAAAACGTTTACGCAAAAATAGGCATAAAAAGAAATAATATAAATTAACATTATACATATTAATGTTTTTTTCATCTCTTATGAATGTAAAAGTTATTTAATGGGATATTAATAAGTATGGCATCTGATATTAAAACAGTCATAGAGGTTTGCGTCGGACTTCACTGCTCTATGAAAGGTTCTTATGCCCTATTAGAGGCTATACGTTCGCATTATGACTTGCAAATAGGCGTACCGTCTTCTGATGGTATGCTCCTCAAAGAGATGGAGTGTATGCATAATTGCCATAATGCCGTGCCAGTACTCATCAATGGTACGGAATGTACAAAATCGTCTTTTAAAAGTGTTGTTAAATATATAGAAGCTATACATCTAAGAAAAAGATGAAAAAATTTGTACTGCATAGTGAATATAATATTGTTAATATCCAATCATACAAGGATCATTTCGGAGATTACCTAATTACAAAACCTTTAGAAGAAAGTTTTATAAATAATCTTCATAACTTCTCCGTTATGTCCAAAGATGCATTTCAAAATTCACTATACAAAATCCTTATAGACAAAAACATTAAAGAAGATTCTATAATCGTAAATGCCGCCTCTTTTGATTATTTGGTATTCAAAGACAGATTCTTAATAAAAAATAATCCGCACCTCATATTAGACGGAGCATTATATTTAGCTAAAATTCTTAACATTAAAATAATTAATATAGTGCTTAAAGATTACTACAGCGAAGAAAAAAAGATTCTAATAAAAGCCATAGCAGAAGCTGAAGATGCAGGATTTGCATACGATATAAAAATTAATATATACGATGAGCAAACATACTACAGCGAAAATCATGAAAGAATAACTCCTCTATCCTTTGAAAATAAAAAATATATATTTGATTTGGAAACTATAACTCAGATTACATACTTAGCACATATAGGAGAGTTCAGCTTTAAAAATTACGGTGCTTATGAAAACAAAGGAACTTATATACTTTCTATGTCTGGAGATATTATAAATACAAATATATATGAGTTTGAAATGTATACTCCTATCAAAAATATTATAAGAGCATGCGGTACTATCAAAGACTACAGTATAAAATGCGTATTTACAAACGGTTTTTTAAATCCTCCTATAGACTTTATATCTTTTCAAAATATGAC from Brachyspira murdochii DSM 12563 encodes the following:
- a CDS encoding NAD(P)H-dependent oxidoreductase subunit E, coding for MASDIKTVIEVCVGLHCSMKGSYALLEAIRSHYDLQIGVPSSDGMLLKEMECMHNCHNAVPVLINGTECTKSSFKSVVKYIEAIHLRKR
- a CDS encoding sugar O-acetyltransferase, producing the protein MSELEKMIMGMEYNSSDRDLALMRDKAKDLCIDYNMLKSNQLKEKEDIIKRLFSKIGNDFFITAPFYCDYGFNIEAGNNFYVNHNCVILDCAKVKFGDNVFIAPNCGFYTAGHPLDIERRNSYIEYAYPITIGDNVWIGANTVVVGGVKIGSGVVIGAGSVVVKDIPDNVLAFGNPCKVIREITDDDRKKSLNWSDIK
- a CDS encoding NADH-ubiquinone oxidoreductase-F iron-sulfur binding region domain-containing protein; protein product: MKKFVLHSEYNIVNIQSYKDHFGDYLITKPLEESFINNLHNFSVMSKDAFQNSLYKILIDKNIKEDSIIVNAASFDYLVFKDRFLIKNNPHLILDGALYLAKILNIKIINIVLKDYYSEEKKILIKAIAEAEDAGFAYDIKINIYDEQTYYSENHERITPLSFENKKYIFDLETITQITYLAHIGEFSFKNYGAYENKGTYILSMSGDIINTNIYEFEMYTPIKNIIRACGTIKDYSIKCVFTNGFLNPPIDFISFQNMTLDYECFNSFNMNIGNGGICFIREDRCMVRVILKIVQFAKSVSCGKCMPCHYGFDLCEYYINKMLLGNSDNEDYTNLKEAIEMINTGSICLYIKKLSHCILSSIDMFRDEFLYLIENKVALYSFIKD